Within Claveliimonas bilis, the genomic segment TAAAGGAGTGAAAAGAGGGTTATGGCAATGGATTATCAAAAGACCGCCCGGGAAATACTGGATCTTGTAGGCGGAAGTCAGAACATTATCTCGGCGGCACACTGTGCGACGAGACTTAGGCTGGTTATTTCAGACAATTCGAAAGCAGACAGAGAAGCATTGGAAAACGTAGATGGAGTAAAAGGAGTCTTTGAGGCCTCGGGCCAGCTCCAGATCATCCTCGGAACAGGGACTGTCAATAAAGTATTTGATGAATTTGTAAGCCTGGGCGGCATCACTGCCAGCACAAAGGCGGAAGCCAAAGAAGCGGCGGCACAGAAGCAAAATGTCTTTATGAGAGCGATCAAGCTTCTGGGGGATATTTTTGTTCCCATTATTCCGGCTATTGTTGCCAGCGGTTTTCTTATGGGAATCATGAATTCTCTGGATTTTATGAACAATAATGGCTTTTTGCATATTGATACGTCCAGTTCTATTTATGTTTTTGCCAATCTTTTCAGCAACATTGCGTATTCTTTCCTGCAGATACTGATTGGATTTTCAGCGGCAAAGGCTTTTGGGGCAAACCCTTATCTGGGGGCGGTTATCGGTATGATCATGATCCATCCGAGTCTTCAGAATGCCTATACAGTAGCAGAGCAGGGAGTTCAGGCGACACAGTCTGTTTTCTTCGGACTGTATGATATTGATATGGTAGGTTATCAGGGACATGTCATCCCGGTAGTAATTGCAGTGTGGCTTATGTCTGTGCTGGAGAAGAAGCTGCATAAGGTTGTGCCGGAAGTTCTGGATCTTTTTGTAACCCCTCTTGTCAGTGTGTTTGTGACAGGATATCTTACTTTGGCAGCCATCGGCCCTGTATTTGTGTGGGCGGAAAATGCGGTTCTGGATGCGATTCAGTGGCTGCTTACTCTTCCGCTGGGTCTTGGAAGCCTCGTGATGGGAGCGCTGTATGCGCCTACAGTGGTGACAGGCATTCATCAGATGTATACAGCGATTGATCTTGGACAGCTTGCCCAGTATGGCGTGACCTACTGGCTGCCTCTTGCAAGCGCGGCAAATGTAGCACAGGGTGCGGCAGCGCTGGCAGTTGGGCTGAAGTCCAGAGATAAAAAAATAAAATCCCTTGCGCTTCCTTCTTCTTTAAGTGCATTTATGGGAATTACGGAACCGGCAATCTTCGGTGTGAATTTAAGGTTTTTTAAACCATTTATTGCAGGATGTATCGGCGGCGGATGCGGTGCTCTGTATGCGTCCATTGTACATCTGGGAGCGAAGGGAACCGGCGTGACAGGTATTTTCGGAGTCTTGCTCTGTCTGGAGCAGCCGATTCAATATATCATTGAAATGGCAATTGCGGTAGGTGTTGCATTCGTGATTTCTTTTATGATCTATAAAGATACAAAGCCGGCGGGACAACTGACGGAGAAATCGATAGAGAAATCAGTAGAGCCAAGCAGCGCAGCTATAGAGAAAAGGGAAACAGAAGAGTTCCTTTTCAGTCCTGTACAGGGTGAAATGATTCCTCTTTCACAGGTGTCAGATGAGACATTTGCAGCGGAAATTTTGGGGGCAACAACGGCAATCATTCCGGAGGACGGCAAAATTACAGCGCCCTGCGATGGAGAAATTTCCAGTATTTACGATACGGGACATGCGGTCTGCCTTACTACAAAAGCCGGGGGAGAGCTTTTGATCCATATTGGGATTGATACGGTGAAAATGGAGGGAAAAGGTTTTGTAAAGAAAGTATCAGATGGAGATCAGGTACAGGCAGGAGATGTACTGATCGAGGCGGATTTAGATGAGATCCGCAAAGCGGGCTATGAAACGGTCACAATGATGATCCTGACAAATGCCGATGATTTTGCCGCTGTAACAAAGGCGGATCCGGCGCAGGTAGGGCATGAGAGTGTTGTAATGACAATAAAAAAGGAATAGGCGGCAGGAGAAGATCAATATGAATGCGTTGACCAGAGATTTAAAACATATGACAGATATGGTGGAACAAACGGCGGATCCGGGGAGCCGTTTCCGGCAGAAACTGCACTTAATGCCTCCGGTAGGATGGCTGAATGATCCCAATGGGCTGTGTCAGTTTCAGGGGATTTACCATGCGTTTTTTCAATATTCGCCTTTTGATGTCAACGGCGGAGTGAAAATGTGGGGGCATGCAGTAAGCAAAGATATGATCCGGTGGGAGTATAAAGATACAGCTCTTTATCCTGATCAGCCCTTTGACTGCCATGGCGTGTACTCAGGCTGTGCGCTCATTGACGAAGGGAAGATGTATCTTTATTACACCGGAAATGTAAAGCTGGAAGATAAAGAATATGATTACATTTTAGAGGGAAGGGAAGGCAACACTATTCTTGCAGAGAGCAGAGATGGCCTGAACTTCGGTCCGAAAAAGCTTTTGATGAGAAACGGGGACTATCCTTCGGATTTAAGCTGCCATGTACGGGATCCGAAAGTGTGGAAAGAAAAAGGCCGCTATTATATGGTTCAGGGAGTCAGAACGAAAGATAATGCGGGGCAGGTACAGATTTTTGAATCCGACGACAGGATAAACTGGAAACCTAAGAAACGGATTTCTACATCAAGCCCCTTTGGGTATATGTGGGAATGTCCCGATTACTTTACTGTAGATGGACAGAATATTTTATCCGCATCTGTACAGGGGCTGACAGGCGGTATCTGGGAAGAGAGAAATGTTTATCAGTCCGGCTATTTTTTCGTAGAAGGGGACATTATGACAGACAGTTATCTGTCGGAGTATCAGTTGTGGGATTACGGATTTGATTTTTATGCGCCTCAAAGCTTTCAGGCAGAAGACGGACGTATCATTTTGCTGGCGTGGATGGGAATGCCGGACTGTGAAGAATATGGAAATATCTCCACGATTCGGGAGGGATGGCAGCATTGTTTTACTTTCCCAAGAGAATTGTACAAAAAAGACGGTAAAATCTGTCAAAGGCCGGTTCGGGAACTGGAACAGTGGAAAAAAGCGGAAAGAGAAGAGAGGGACTACCTTTCGGCAGAAGGTGCGAAAGTGTATGACATTCGTGTTTCCGGGATAAAAGCCAATCGTTTCCGGGCGGTTTTAGGAGAGGAACTTCTATTGGAATATAAAGAAGGATATTTCAGAATGGAATTTGAAAACCGGGATAAAGAAGGAACATCGGGAGGACGCGGCGTACGGCGGTCAGAAGTAGCGGTCCTCCGTCAGGTAGAAATACTGGCGGATGTTTCTTCGGTAGAAGTTTTCATCAACGACGGAGAACTGGTATTTTCTACAAGATATTATCCCCGGCATTATTCTATGGAAATCTGTTGTAAAGGCGCCAGTATCATAGAGACCGTTTTTTAAAAATCTGATCTGACAAGAGGAGACTTACGTATAGCATTATCCTGAAAACTGAAGTAATCCGGACGGTGGCGGGACTGTGTAAATTCAAACATTACGCCGTCGCCGTTGTAGGTGCGGCTGGTGATGACCGCCATGCAGTTGTAGTCATTGGCATCCAGCTCCAGATATTTCTCGTCGATCTGTGTGATCTTTTCAACGGTCATGATCCTCTGGCTGTTTACGATGGTCATGTGTAGAATATTTTCCAAATATTCATAGATGGAATCCTCGGCAATCTCGGGAGTCAGTCCTTCAGCTGCACTTTTAAGAAAATAGTTGTGATTCAGGATCAGCGGTTTTTCATCCAGATAATGAAGCCGCTGCAGATAGTAAAGCTCGCTTCCTTTCTCAAATCCGGTACGGAGAGAAATTTTTTCATCGGCGATCAGTTCCATAAACTGTAAAACTCTTGTCCTGCCTTTTTTATGATTGCGCTGTGATGATTCCTTAAAAGATTCAATTCCTCCGATGGTAAAGGCGGCCTGAGCTACCGGACGAAAAATATTGCGTACGCCTTTTCCCTGAAGAGTCTGGACATACCCGTCAGATACAAGCTCGGAAATAGCGCGGCGTACGGTGTTTCGGGAACAGCCGTATGTCTGGATAAGGGAATGCTCTGAAGGGAGCAATTCCTGGGAGGCAAAGTCTCCCTCCTCTATTTTCTGTTTCAGATCCCGATAAATGGCTTCATATTTACTTTTTGGCATTTTTTCACATCCAGTCTTCCTTTTTACTAATTCATATTATAAGTGGGCAAAATAGGAGAAGTCAAGGAATATTCTTGACATGTTTAAACAAGTGTGATATTTTATACTTGTTCAAACAAGTTGGAACGGAAGGAGAGAAAACGATGGCAAAGTATGAAAATGATGTCAGACAGCTTCTGACTCTGATCGGAGGGAAGGAAAATATCCAGGCTGTCTCACACTGTATGACCCGGATGCGATTTGTACTTGTAGATCCTGAAAAAGCAGATGAAAAAGGAATCGAGAAGATTCCCAGTGTAAAGGGAACCTTTACTCAGGCAGGGCAGTATCAGGTTATTATAGGGAACGATGTGGCTGTATTTTATAATGAATTTACTGCATATGCAGGAATCGAAGGAGTCAGTAAAGACGCCGTAAAGGCAGCGGCAAAAGCGAACCAGAATCCTCTGCAGAAAATAATGGGAGCGCTGGGAGAGATTTTTGCTCCGTTGATACCGGCTCTGATCTGCGGCGGTCTTATTCTGGGTTTTCGAAATGTCATCGGTGAAATTAATTTCTTTCATAACGGAACAGAAAGTCTTGCAGATATTTCACAGTTCTGGGCAGGAACATATCAGTTCCTGTGGCTTATTGGAGAAGCGGTATTTCATTTGCTGCCGGTAGGTATCGTGTGGTCTATTACAAAGAAAATGGGAACGACACAGATTCTCGGTATTATTCTCGGACTGACGCTGGTATCCTCACAGCTTCTCAATGGCTTTAGTGTGGCTGATACTCCGGCAGGAGAGATTCCGGTATGGGATTTTGGATTCGCTAAGGTAGAGATGATCGGCTATCAGGGCCAGGTGATCGCAGCTATGCTGGCCGGTTTCGTGCTGGTGTATCTGGAGAAATTTTTTAAGAAGCACTGTCCGGAAGTGATCAGCATGATCGTGGTGCCTTTCTGTTCCCTTGTACCGTCAGTCATCATCGCACATACCATTGTAGGGCCGATCGGCTGGAAGATCGGAGACGCTATTGCAAATGTGGTTTACAATGGCCTGATGTCTCCGTTTGGGGTAGTATTTGCAGGTGTATTCGGACTTTTATATGCACCGATCGTTATGACAGGACTGCATCATATGACAAATGCAATCGACTCACAGCTTACAAATTTATATGACGGAACAATCCTGTGGCCTATGATCGCCCTTTCTAATATTGCCCAGGGATCTGCAGTTCTTGCAATGTCTGTGCTGCAGAAGAAAAATGAACGTGCACAGCAGGTTAATATTCCGGCATGTATTTCCTGTTACCTTGGCGTTACAGAACCGGCCCTTTTCGGTGTGAATTTGAAGTATGGATTTCCGCTGATCTGCGGCATGGCGGGATCCTGTATTGCAGCTATGATTTCAGTAGGCAGCGGCGTTCAGGCATTCAGTATCGGTGTAGGAGGGCTCCCGGGAATCCTTTCTATTAAGCCGGAATTTTACCTTTACTTCCTGCTGGCCATGGCGGTGGCGATTGTGGTGCCGTTTCTTCTGACATTGATTGTTGGAAAGAAGAAGCTGTCAAACACAGATTTCCTGGGTGAGGATATAGAAATGACGGCTGCAGATACAGAAAAGTCAGAAGCAGATACAGCAAAGTCAGAAGCAGATACAGCAAAGGAAGGGGCTGACGAAGGAATTGCAACAGCGCCAAAAGAGGAGGCTTTGACAGAACTGAAAGCAGGGCTTTCCGGAAAAGTAATCCCACTGGATGATGTGCCGGACAATGTATTTTCACAGCATGTTATGGGAGATGGAATTGCCATTGAGCCATCCAGTGATACAGTCGTGGCGCCGGCTGATTCAACAGTCAATGCAGTCATGGCGGATACAGGCCACGCATGTGGGCTGACATTTGCCAATGGCATGGAGCTTTTGATCCATGTCGGGGTAGATACCGTTGACATGAATGGAGAAGGATTTGCCCTTCTTGTGGAAGAAGGACAGAAAGTGAGAGCAGGAGAAGGACTCATCCGATTTGATAAGGAAAAGATCCACGCAGCGGGGCACCCTTCTGTAACAGTCTTTATTGTAACAGAGGAGGGAAGCGCAAAGAATATCGAATATCTGTCCGGAATGGAAGCAGAAGCGGGAGAGACACCAGTGATTCGTTTTGAATAACAGGAGGAAAAAAGGATGGCAGATTTTAAGAAAAGTGTCGTATATCAGATTTATCCAAAGTCATTTTACGATACAGATGGGGATGGTCTTGGTGATCTGAAAGGAGTTACTGCGAAACTGGATTATATAAAAGATCTGGGAGTGGATTATATCTGGATGACGCCCTTCTTCGTATCACCTCAAAATGACAATGGATATGATGTGGAAGATTACTATAACATTGACCCGCGGTACGGAACAATGGAGGATTTTGAGGAACTGTCAAGAGAGGCTAAAAAAAGAGGAATCAAATTGATGCTGGATATGGTGTTCAATCATACTTCCAGCCGCCATGAATGGTTTCAAAAGGCGCTTGCAGGCGACCCGAAATACAAGGATTTTTACATTTTCAAAAGGGGAAAGGCAAATGGAGAGCCGCCCACTAACTGGGAGAGTAAATTCGGCGGGAATGCATGGGAGTATGTAGAAAAGTTTGATGAATATTACCTTCATCTTTTCGATGTGACCCAGCCGGATCTGAACTGGGATAATGAAGAAGTAAGAAAAGAAATCCAGAAGATTGTAAAATTTTGGATGGCTAAAGGAGTAGAGGGCTTCCGTTTTGACGTGGTCAATCTGATCAGCAAAGGAGAGTTCAAGGACGACTATGAGGGGGATGGAAGGCGTTTTTATACAGACGGCCCTAATATACACAAATACCTGCAGGAGCTGAATGAAACAACATTTGGTACAGATGCCGAAATTATTACAGTAGGAGAAATGTCCAGCACTTCCATGGAAAACTGTTACCGCTATGCAAATGAGGACGGTAAAGAGCTTTCAATGGTGTTTAGTTTCCATCATCTGAAAGTGGATTTTATGGGAAATGAAAAGTGGGTTATTGTGCCCTTTGACTTCCAGAAACTGAAGAATATCCTGTTTGACTGGCAGACTCATATGGCGGAAAATCACGCGTGGAATGCAGTGTTTTGGTGCAATCATGATCAGCCGAGAGTGGTCTCCAGGTTTGGCAATACTGAGAAATACTGGAAGGAATCGGCGAAAATGCTGGCGGCAGCTATTCACTGTCTGCGCGGAACACCCTACATTTATCAGGGAGAAGAACTGGGCATGACAAATGCAGGATTTACGGATATTTCCCAATATAAAGATGTGGAAAGTCTGAATCATTTCCGGATTTTGCAGGAGAAGGGGTTGTCGAAAGAGAATGCCTATCAGATTCTTCAGATCCATTCCAGGGACAACAGCAGGACGCCTATGCAGTGGAGTGATGGAATAAACGGAGGATTTACAGAAGGGAATCCATGGATTCAGGTTAATGAAAACACCCGTTTTATCAACGCTGAAACGGAGCTTCAGGATCCGGATTCTGTGTTTATATTTTATAAAAAGCTGATTCGGCTCCGCAAAGAGTATGATATTATTGCATATGGAGATTTT encodes:
- a CDS encoding PTS beta-glucoside transporter subunit IIBCA; this translates as MDYQKTAREILDLVGGSQNIISAAHCATRLRLVISDNSKADREALENVDGVKGVFEASGQLQIILGTGTVNKVFDEFVSLGGITASTKAEAKEAAAQKQNVFMRAIKLLGDIFVPIIPAIVASGFLMGIMNSLDFMNNNGFLHIDTSSSIYVFANLFSNIAYSFLQILIGFSAAKAFGANPYLGAVIGMIMIHPSLQNAYTVAEQGVQATQSVFFGLYDIDMVGYQGHVIPVVIAVWLMSVLEKKLHKVVPEVLDLFVTPLVSVFVTGYLTLAAIGPVFVWAENAVLDAIQWLLTLPLGLGSLVMGALYAPTVVTGIHQMYTAIDLGQLAQYGVTYWLPLASAANVAQGAAALAVGLKSRDKKIKSLALPSSLSAFMGITEPAIFGVNLRFFKPFIAGCIGGGCGALYASIVHLGAKGTGVTGIFGVLLCLEQPIQYIIEMAIAVGVAFVISFMIYKDTKPAGQLTEKSIEKSVEPSSAAIEKRETEEFLFSPVQGEMIPLSQVSDETFAAEILGATTAIIPEDGKITAPCDGEISSIYDTGHAVCLTTKAGGELLIHIGIDTVKMEGKGFVKKVSDGDQVQAGDVLIEADLDEIRKAGYETVTMMILTNADDFAAVTKADPAQVGHESVVMTIKKE
- a CDS encoding glycoside hydrolase family 32 protein, which produces MNALTRDLKHMTDMVEQTADPGSRFRQKLHLMPPVGWLNDPNGLCQFQGIYHAFFQYSPFDVNGGVKMWGHAVSKDMIRWEYKDTALYPDQPFDCHGVYSGCALIDEGKMYLYYTGNVKLEDKEYDYILEGREGNTILAESRDGLNFGPKKLLMRNGDYPSDLSCHVRDPKVWKEKGRYYMVQGVRTKDNAGQVQIFESDDRINWKPKKRISTSSPFGYMWECPDYFTVDGQNILSASVQGLTGGIWEERNVYQSGYFFVEGDIMTDSYLSEYQLWDYGFDFYAPQSFQAEDGRIILLAWMGMPDCEEYGNISTIREGWQHCFTFPRELYKKDGKICQRPVRELEQWKKAEREERDYLSAEGAKVYDIRVSGIKANRFRAVLGEELLLEYKEGYFRMEFENRDKEGTSGGRGVRRSEVAVLRQVEILADVSSVEVFINDGELVFSTRYYPRHYSMEICCKGASIIETVF
- a CDS encoding UTRA domain-containing protein, encoding MPKSKYEAIYRDLKQKIEEGDFASQELLPSEHSLIQTYGCSRNTVRRAISELVSDGYVQTLQGKGVRNIFRPVAQAAFTIGGIESFKESSQRNHKKGRTRVLQFMELIADEKISLRTGFEKGSELYYLQRLHYLDEKPLILNHNYFLKSAAEGLTPEIAEDSIYEYLENILHMTIVNSQRIMTVEKITQIDEKYLELDANDYNCMAVITSRTYNGDGVMFEFTQSRHRPDYFSFQDNAIRKSPLVRSDF
- the treP gene encoding PTS system trehalose-specific EIIBC component; this encodes MAKYENDVRQLLTLIGGKENIQAVSHCMTRMRFVLVDPEKADEKGIEKIPSVKGTFTQAGQYQVIIGNDVAVFYNEFTAYAGIEGVSKDAVKAAAKANQNPLQKIMGALGEIFAPLIPALICGGLILGFRNVIGEINFFHNGTESLADISQFWAGTYQFLWLIGEAVFHLLPVGIVWSITKKMGTTQILGIILGLTLVSSQLLNGFSVADTPAGEIPVWDFGFAKVEMIGYQGQVIAAMLAGFVLVYLEKFFKKHCPEVISMIVVPFCSLVPSVIIAHTIVGPIGWKIGDAIANVVYNGLMSPFGVVFAGVFGLLYAPIVMTGLHHMTNAIDSQLTNLYDGTILWPMIALSNIAQGSAVLAMSVLQKKNERAQQVNIPACISCYLGVTEPALFGVNLKYGFPLICGMAGSCIAAMISVGSGVQAFSIGVGGLPGILSIKPEFYLYFLLAMAVAIVVPFLLTLIVGKKKLSNTDFLGEDIEMTAADTEKSEADTAKSEADTAKEGADEGIATAPKEEALTELKAGLSGKVIPLDDVPDNVFSQHVMGDGIAIEPSSDTVVAPADSTVNAVMADTGHACGLTFANGMELLIHVGVDTVDMNGEGFALLVEEGQKVRAGEGLIRFDKEKIHAAGHPSVTVFIVTEEGSAKNIEYLSGMEAEAGETPVIRFE
- the treC gene encoding alpha,alpha-phosphotrehalase, giving the protein MADFKKSVVYQIYPKSFYDTDGDGLGDLKGVTAKLDYIKDLGVDYIWMTPFFVSPQNDNGYDVEDYYNIDPRYGTMEDFEELSREAKKRGIKLMLDMVFNHTSSRHEWFQKALAGDPKYKDFYIFKRGKANGEPPTNWESKFGGNAWEYVEKFDEYYLHLFDVTQPDLNWDNEEVRKEIQKIVKFWMAKGVEGFRFDVVNLISKGEFKDDYEGDGRRFYTDGPNIHKYLQELNETTFGTDAEIITVGEMSSTSMENCYRYANEDGKELSMVFSFHHLKVDFMGNEKWVIVPFDFQKLKNILFDWQTHMAENHAWNAVFWCNHDQPRVVSRFGNTEKYWKESAKMLAAAIHCLRGTPYIYQGEELGMTNAGFTDISQYKDVESLNHFRILQEKGLSKENAYQILQIHSRDNSRTPMQWSDGINGGFTEGNPWIQVNENTRFINAETELQDPDSVFIFYKKLIRLRKEYDIIAYGDFEQKAEKHLSIFAYKRYYKGKELLVINNFYGNQVRWDAGEDLELYECLLGNYEKQDINGTEVILKPYETMILYK